From Roseburia hominis, the proteins below share one genomic window:
- a CDS encoding DUF2974 domain-containing protein, whose translation MGNIIDYLRWRGDLTFAQSPFNNVDNLILSQLSYVNLDGIAPGEGEEGIPIEELSDIFFQKYSPEELKKDRSFLRRAPEIIKEMAKTVRYRDAVVKNFVNRIDEEKELQFAALEICLSDGTSYIAYRGTDDTIVGWKEDFNLSKGVILSEEAAVIYLDHFGELSRGQLRIGGHSKGGNLAVYAAAMCKTKVQEKILKVYDNDGPGFADNFLEQEGFLRMKSRVERLIPEGSIIGMLLDHAVEPRYIASSQTGVRQHDGFTWQVLGPDFIYKKALNKRAALFNETLDNWLHNLEEEERNALISDFFSVMEVTGASTLTELQDGGLRNIRLMLRQIEQLNPETRERVDELIKALVSAWHKFI comes from the coding sequence GTGGGAAATATCATTGACTATCTCAGATGGAGAGGCGATTTGACTTTTGCGCAGTCTCCGTTTAATAATGTCGATAACTTGATTTTGTCACAGTTATCTTATGTTAATTTAGATGGGATTGCTCCAGGCGAGGGAGAAGAAGGTATACCGATAGAGGAACTGTCAGACATATTTTTTCAAAAATATAGTCCGGAAGAGTTGAAAAAAGACAGGTCATTTCTCCGCAGAGCTCCGGAGATCATAAAAGAGATGGCTAAGACAGTGCGTTATAGGGATGCGGTCGTCAAAAATTTTGTGAATCGCATTGATGAGGAGAAAGAACTGCAATTTGCAGCATTGGAGATTTGTCTCTCTGATGGCACTTCTTACATTGCATACAGAGGAACCGATGACACGATCGTGGGCTGGAAAGAAGATTTCAACCTTAGTAAAGGAGTCATTTTATCGGAAGAAGCTGCGGTTATTTATCTGGACCATTTCGGAGAACTTAGCCGGGGGCAATTAAGGATTGGCGGACATTCTAAAGGCGGGAACCTTGCCGTATATGCTGCGGCTATGTGTAAAACAAAGGTCCAGGAGAAGATTTTGAAGGTGTATGATAATGATGGCCCCGGATTTGCCGATAATTTTCTGGAGCAGGAAGGCTTTCTTCGTATGAAGTCTCGTGTGGAAAGGCTGATACCGGAAGGTTCGATTATCGGCATGCTTCTGGATCATGCGGTGGAACCCAGATATATAGCCAGTTCTCAGACTGGGGTAAGGCAGCATGACGGATTCACATGGCAAGTATTGGGCCCTGATTTCATATATAAGAAAGCACTAAATAAACGAGCGGCACTGTTTAATGAAACATTGGATAACTGGCTGCATAATTTGGAAGAAGAGGAGAGAAATGCACTCATCAGTGATTTCTTTTCCGTGATGGAGGTGACAGGAGCCTCTACACTCACAGAACTTCAGGATGGAGGTCTTAGAAATATCCGTTTAATGCTCAGGCAGATCGAACAACTGAATCCGGAGACGAGAGAACGTGTTGATGAACTGATTAAAGCTCTGGTCAGCGCCTGGCACAAATTTATTTGA
- a CDS encoding MFS transporter, which translates to MSTANTDKMSKLSPKQWLLIIGVACSFAGTVGIGYFFTYYYQLGLEAFGFNDSQLGAIISIFSSCAVVCYLIGGPLADKVPSHLLIHISNLGCSVLGIAVCMIPDYSTMRMIYLGLGIVGVLFTAGSWMKVLVRIGTREQEGRVFGYYYMLIGAVSISTGLISSAVIAATTAVTGLRVMMALYIVMCIASSLILHFGDKENRKTIGDKANTFNIKMIPKVISNPMMICLLITGMGLTMCTEATSYVQPLMSTYFLVPTAVIAFIVTFCNQGMRVICAPLAGRLTDKLHTATISVQVAYLCFIGGLLLLFFSPWGPSTAFIVVIVIVLLRAAFGIAQPSRNSMISESRIPRVTRGTAVGIFSAVMTIPDTFMYILGAKILEKGGSTVGAYKNLIIMFIGAALAMNVFLWIFMALLKKQKAKEAVEGVNPDLETM; encoded by the coding sequence ATGTCAACCGCAAACACAGACAAAATGTCAAAACTCTCACCAAAACAGTGGCTTCTAATCATCGGTGTCGCCTGTAGTTTTGCCGGCACGGTAGGTATCGGATACTTCTTTACCTACTATTATCAATTGGGCCTGGAAGCCTTTGGTTTCAATGATTCCCAATTAGGCGCGATCATCAGTATCTTCAGCTCCTGTGCAGTAGTCTGCTATCTGATCGGCGGTCCGTTGGCCGACAAAGTACCTTCACACCTGCTGATCCATATCAGTAATCTGGGCTGTTCTGTTCTCGGCATCGCCGTTTGTATGATTCCTGATTACAGCACTATGAGAATGATTTATCTCGGTCTTGGTATCGTAGGCGTTTTATTTACCGCTGGTTCCTGGATGAAAGTTCTGGTCCGCATCGGTACAAGGGAACAGGAAGGCCGTGTATTCGGCTATTACTATATGTTGATCGGTGCCGTTTCTATTTCTACCGGTTTGATCTCCTCTGCAGTAATCGCAGCTACCACGGCTGTGACCGGGCTCCGGGTTATGATGGCTCTCTACATCGTAATGTGTATTGCTTCCAGCCTGATCCTGCACTTCGGTGACAAGGAAAACCGTAAGACCATAGGCGACAAGGCCAACACTTTCAATATCAAGATGATTCCGAAAGTCATCAGCAATCCCATGATGATCTGTCTGCTCATTACCGGCATGGGTCTCACCATGTGTACCGAGGCCACTTCCTACGTTCAGCCTTTGATGAGCACCTATTTCCTGGTACCGACTGCCGTGATTGCCTTTATCGTCACATTCTGTAACCAGGGCATGCGTGTAATCTGTGCACCGCTGGCTGGCCGCCTTACAGATAAATTACACACTGCCACCATCTCTGTACAAGTCGCGTACCTTTGCTTCATCGGTGGACTATTATTACTTTTCTTCTCACCGTGGGGACCGTCCACCGCATTTATCGTAGTCATCGTGATTGTCCTGCTGCGTGCTGCCTTTGGTATTGCCCAGCCTTCCCGGAACTCTATGATCTCCGAGAGTCGTATTCCCAGAGTGACACGTGGTACCGCAGTAGGTATTTTCTCAGCCGTCATGACGATACCGGATACCTTCATGTACATACTTGGCGCCAAGATCCTTGAAAAAGGCGGTTCCACCGTAGGAGCCTACAAAAACCTGATCATCATGTTCATCGGTGCAGCCTTAGCTATGAATGTATTCCTCTGGATCTTCATGGCACTGCTGAAGAAACAAAAGGCCAAAGAAGCCGTTGAGGGCGTCAACCCCGATCTGGAGACAATGTAG
- a CDS encoding sulfite exporter TauE/SafE family protein, with protein MVYIYVIITAVCFFSSVIGSICGIGGGVIIKPVLDATGIMAVDTVSFLSGCTVLSMSAMSMYKNFKREEKTAFNKRFATVLATGSVIGGIAGKSAFQVLSGCFSSVNKIGAVQAGVLAVITFATFVYTVFKQWIRTKHIDNRIITFVIGILLGMMSSFLGIGGGPINLIVLFYFFSLETKQAAIYSLYIIMFSQIASLGSTLLGKSVPEFRKEILGLMILCGVLGGIVGSKINAKIENKIIDKLFMILILIIIAISVYNVFHYLYPKGIP; from the coding sequence ATGGTTTACATATATGTCATTATCACTGCGGTCTGTTTCTTTTCCTCCGTGATCGGTTCCATTTGTGGAATTGGCGGGGGAGTCATTATAAAACCAGTTTTGGATGCAACGGGTATCATGGCTGTTGATACGGTTTCTTTTCTGTCAGGCTGTACAGTACTTTCCATGTCGGCCATGTCCATGTACAAGAACTTTAAAAGGGAAGAGAAAACAGCGTTTAACAAGCGTTTTGCTACTGTATTGGCGACAGGGAGCGTAATAGGCGGAATAGCGGGAAAGTCCGCATTTCAGGTTCTGTCAGGATGTTTTTCATCCGTAAATAAAATAGGAGCGGTGCAGGCGGGAGTGTTGGCGGTCATCACGTTTGCGACTTTTGTCTATACGGTATTTAAGCAATGGATTCGAACAAAGCATATCGATAATCGAATCATTACATTTGTCATAGGGATTCTTTTAGGAATGATGTCTTCATTTCTGGGAATTGGTGGAGGGCCCATCAATCTGATTGTCTTGTTTTATTTTTTTTCATTGGAAACAAAACAGGCGGCTATATACTCCTTATATATTATCATGTTCTCACAGATAGCCAGTCTTGGAAGTACATTGCTTGGGAAAAGTGTTCCGGAGTTCAGAAAGGAAATTCTTGGGCTTATGATTTTATGTGGGGTATTAGGGGGAATTGTGGGCAGTAAGATTAACGCGAAGATTGAAAATAAGATTATAGATAAATTGTTCATGATATTGATATTGATTATTATTGCCATCAGTGTCTACAATGTGTTTCATTATCTATATCCAAAGGGCATCCCGTAA
- a CDS encoding GntR family transcriptional regulator yields the protein MDIPIKLNHTSPTPLYYQLRQQIRNYILDETWPYGTEIPSELKLSKELKLSRATIKQAYDGLVNEGLITRKQGKGTFVSYRQSEFDIIQEPNFYQRMDTLGAKQNSKIIESGYIPADPYIASKLNIAQGTEICYFKRVRYIDNIPSIIQTVYIRKDYSANLIEKDLASISFHRYLEENANISLNCFDMKINAITLDAHERDLLESKRSIPGFRFHTVYWYNDIPIVYNERVFRGDNLHLALHFNFTRDNSSIPKINSFGVCKDET from the coding sequence ATGGATATACCCATTAAGCTCAATCATACCAGTCCAACCCCGTTATACTACCAATTACGCCAGCAGATTCGTAACTACATACTGGACGAGACCTGGCCGTATGGCACAGAGATTCCATCTGAGCTAAAGCTGTCCAAAGAACTAAAGCTCAGCCGGGCAACGATAAAACAGGCATATGATGGATTGGTAAACGAAGGACTAATTACAAGAAAACAAGGCAAAGGGACTTTTGTAAGCTACCGCCAATCTGAATTTGATATTATACAAGAACCTAACTTCTATCAACGTATGGATACATTAGGTGCAAAACAGAACTCCAAAATAATTGAGAGCGGTTATATTCCCGCAGACCCTTACATTGCCTCAAAACTTAATATCGCACAGGGAACAGAAATCTGCTATTTTAAGAGAGTCCGTTATATTGATAACATTCCGAGCATTATCCAAACAGTGTATATACGGAAAGACTATTCCGCCAATTTAATCGAAAAGGATTTGGCGTCTATTTCCTTTCATCGCTATTTGGAAGAGAATGCAAACATCTCTCTCAACTGTTTTGATATGAAGATCAATGCCATCACCCTGGATGCACATGAACGAGACTTATTAGAGTCTAAACGCAGTATCCCAGGTTTTCGTTTTCACACGGTTTACTGGTATAATGATATTCCCATCGTTTACAATGAACGGGTATTCCGCGGTGACAATCTGCATCTTGCGCTTCATTTCAATTTTACACGCGATAATTCTTCTATCCCTAAGATCAATTCTTTCGGTGTCTGTAAAGATGAAACATAA